The following proteins are encoded in a genomic region of Protaetiibacter sp. SSC-01:
- a CDS encoding ABC transporter ATP-binding protein has translation MHEPLLTVRDFSVVYDVDPPVAAVRDVTLELHRGEILGLAGESGCGKTTLAYGVQRLLKAPAVITSGSVVFHDASGTDIDVNALDAEQMRRFRWDKISMVFQGAMNALNPVAPIGRQLEDVFEVHRPGMPRATRRAEVAELLEIVKVGAARARSFPHELSGGMRQRVMIAMALALRPQLMVMDEPTTALDVLVQREILRQISQLRHEFGFSVIFITHDLPLLLEISDRIAIMREGEIVELDTAERIWAEPRDEYTKTLLSSFPRLTGERGVVAR, from the coding sequence GCGGCCGTCAGAGACGTCACCCTCGAGCTCCACCGAGGTGAGATCCTCGGACTCGCCGGCGAGAGCGGATGCGGCAAGACGACTCTCGCCTACGGAGTGCAGCGGCTGCTCAAAGCCCCCGCAGTGATCACGAGCGGCTCCGTCGTCTTCCACGACGCATCCGGCACCGACATCGACGTGAACGCGCTCGACGCCGAGCAGATGCGCCGGTTCCGCTGGGACAAGATCTCGATGGTCTTCCAGGGCGCGATGAACGCCCTCAACCCCGTCGCCCCGATCGGGCGCCAGCTCGAGGACGTCTTCGAGGTGCACCGTCCCGGGATGCCGCGGGCGACGCGCCGCGCGGAGGTCGCCGAGCTGCTCGAGATCGTCAAGGTGGGCGCGGCCCGTGCCCGATCCTTCCCGCACGAGCTCTCGGGCGGGATGCGGCAGCGCGTCATGATCGCCATGGCGCTCGCGCTGCGGCCGCAGCTCATGGTCATGGACGAGCCGACCACGGCGCTCGACGTGCTCGTGCAGCGCGAGATCCTGCGACAGATCTCGCAACTGCGGCACGAGTTCGGGTTCTCGGTGATCTTCATCACCCACGACCTCCCGCTGCTGCTCGAGATCAGCGACCGCATCGCGATCATGCGCGAGGGGGAGATCGTCGAGCTCGACACGGCTGAGCGCATCTGGGCCGAACCGCGGGACGAGTACACGAAGACGCTGCTGTCGTCGTTCCCCCGGCTCACGGGGGAGAGAGGGGTCGTAGCGCGATGA
- a CDS encoding ABC transporter ATP-binding protein, whose product MTVLEFDHVTKIYNVRGAGQMKALDDVSFTLESGRTLGLVGQSGSGKSTIAKILTQLETPTTGRVLLDGAPIPRRGKALRRYRQQLRMVFQDPFASLNPYHSIRYHLERPLRLDAVVPRDQVETEVRRLLERVRLDADAVIERRPHELSGGQRQRVAIARALASRPRLLVADEPVSMLDVSIRLGVLRLLAELQREEGLGVLYITHDLATARHFSDDIMVLNQGRVVEHGPADDVILNPQDPYTRELRAASPDPERHFAATGRIEGGSR is encoded by the coding sequence ATGACCGTGCTCGAGTTCGACCACGTCACCAAGATCTACAACGTGCGTGGCGCCGGCCAGATGAAGGCGCTCGACGACGTGAGCTTCACCCTCGAGTCGGGCCGCACGCTCGGCCTCGTCGGGCAGTCCGGCAGCGGCAAGTCGACGATCGCGAAGATCCTCACGCAGCTCGAGACGCCGACGACAGGACGGGTGCTGCTCGACGGCGCGCCGATCCCGCGCCGCGGCAAGGCGCTGCGCCGCTATCGGCAGCAGCTGCGGATGGTCTTCCAGGATCCCTTCGCGTCCCTGAACCCGTACCACTCGATCCGCTACCACCTGGAGCGTCCGCTGCGGCTCGACGCCGTCGTGCCGCGCGATCAGGTCGAGACCGAGGTGCGTCGCCTGCTGGAGCGCGTGCGCCTCGACGCGGATGCCGTGATCGAGCGCCGCCCGCACGAGCTGTCCGGCGGCCAGCGACAGCGAGTCGCGATCGCCCGGGCGCTGGCGTCGCGCCCCCGGCTGCTCGTGGCCGATGAGCCGGTGTCGATGCTCGACGTGTCGATCCGACTCGGCGTGCTGCGCCTGCTCGCCGAGCTGCAGCGCGAGGAGGGGCTCGGGGTGCTCTACATCACCCACGACCTGGCCACGGCGCGCCACTTCAGCGACGACATCATGGTGCTCAACCAGGGCAGGGTCGTCGAGCACGGCCCGGCCGACGACGTGATCCTCAATCCGCAGGACCCCTACACGCGGGAGCTGCGCGCGGCGTCCCCGGACCCCGAGAGGCACTTCGCCGCCACGGGCCGCATCGAAGGAGGCAGCCGATGA
- a CDS encoding ABC transporter permease, giving the protein MTAVQPTLAETGPDALEVGTTATNTTKGRGRIPWRFLGGRAAFYLFTLWAAITINFFLPRLMKGDAVDQFLARNRNVSPEAAEALRALLGLDTDKSLVEQYIDYWAHLVRGDLGVSLLHGLRPVTEVVGQALPWTVGLVGFATIVAFTIGTVGGAIIGWRRGSRLDVFIPITTFLNTIPYFWLGMLAIAAFSVNLRWFPIGKAYGVGVRPEWSFEFIGQVVHHGTLPVLTIVVASLGGWMLGMRNMMLTVLDEDYITVAQAKGMPNRRVLWGYAARNAVLPQIQSFALSLGFVVGGTIVMEMVFSYPGIGKLLLDATNAKDYALMQGVFLVITLSVLIANVLADIAYAFLDPRTRQTEA; this is encoded by the coding sequence ATGACCGCGGTCCAGCCCACGCTCGCCGAGACCGGGCCCGACGCGCTCGAGGTCGGCACGACCGCGACGAACACCACGAAGGGGCGCGGCCGCATCCCGTGGCGCTTCCTCGGGGGCCGCGCCGCGTTCTACCTCTTCACCTTGTGGGCGGCGATCACGATCAACTTCTTCCTGCCGCGCCTCATGAAGGGTGACGCGGTCGACCAGTTCCTCGCCCGCAACCGCAACGTGAGCCCCGAGGCGGCGGAGGCGCTCCGCGCGCTCCTCGGTCTCGATACCGACAAGTCGCTCGTCGAGCAGTACATCGACTACTGGGCGCATCTGGTGCGGGGCGACCTCGGGGTCTCGCTCCTGCACGGGCTGCGCCCCGTGACCGAGGTGGTCGGCCAGGCCCTCCCGTGGACGGTCGGCCTCGTCGGCTTCGCGACGATCGTCGCGTTCACGATCGGCACCGTGGGCGGCGCGATCATCGGCTGGCGCCGCGGCAGCAGGCTCGACGTCTTCATCCCGATCACGACGTTCCTCAACACCATCCCGTACTTCTGGCTCGGGATGCTCGCGATCGCCGCGTTCTCCGTCAACCTGCGGTGGTTCCCCATCGGCAAGGCCTACGGGGTCGGCGTGCGGCCGGAGTGGTCCTTCGAGTTCATCGGGCAGGTCGTGCACCACGGCACGCTCCCGGTGCTGACGATCGTCGTCGCATCCCTCGGCGGATGGATGCTCGGTATGCGCAACATGATGCTCACGGTGCTCGACGAGGACTACATCACCGTCGCGCAGGCGAAGGGCATGCCGAACCGCCGTGTGCTGTGGGGGTATGCCGCACGCAACGCCGTGCTGCCGCAGATCCAGAGCTTCGCGCTCTCGCTCGGATTCGTCGTCGGCGGGACCATCGTGATGGAGATGGTGTTCAGCTATCCCGGCATCGGAAAGCTGCTGCTCGACGCCACGAATGCGAAGGACTACGCGCTCATGCAGGGCGTGTTCCTCGTCATCACGCTCTCCGTGCTCATCGCCAACGTGCTCGCCGACATCGCCTACGCGTTCCTCGACCCGCGCACCCGTCAGACCGAGGCCTGA